From Chengkuizengella sediminis, one genomic window encodes:
- a CDS encoding non-ribosomal peptide synthetase: MIDSGIRNIYRLTPMQEGMFFHSLFDQNSSAYFEQAVLTLNGTIDPELLERSFNKLLERYDVLRTVFLYKEVDQPLQVVLDKRETSLYYKDFSNLIEKDQNQQIEQYKLSEKKKGFNLEKDILIRMALFKTDEDKVKLIWNFHHIIMDGWCLSILAKDLFQIYFSLKNCSSNPLPEVYPYSDYFTWLEKQDLEGLKYWEKVLEGYEQRATIPASKVMNNDVRYEHKKYSFKLDEEWTNELEKLAVVNQTTLSTVFQAIWGVLLQKYNNTDDVVFGSVISGRPPEVRGIESMVGLFINTVPIRIKTDQHITFKSLLSELNQSLRKANTYGYLSLADIQSSSKLNNDLIQHIVVFENYPMEEVIINDVDHNDQITVLDSEMSEHTNYDLEIIVFPSEQLEVCFTYNGLLYDDLFFKKVEIHLKQIIKQVIKNDSVLINNIEILSQEEKNQILVDFNDTDVIFPNQKTVHQLFEEQVMSNPDQLAVLFKEEKWTYREFNKKANSLGKVLRNKGIKNDTIVAIMLDRSLEMMVGIMGIMKAGGAYMPISPDFPIERIKFMLEDSKAVVILTQEKYITMLSEIVHTEKLQVINLEDSDLYKFEDSSLSNINSSNDLAYMIYTSGSTGNPKGVLIEYRALINRLHWMQKKYPIGEGDVILQKTPFVFDVSVWELFWWCIQGASVCFLEPGGEKEPGMMVDVIEKNQISTMHFVPSMLSVFLDYLENMENETIRLKSLRQVFASGEALKTTQVDSFLKLLHNKNGTNLHNLYGPTEASIDVSYYDCVSIENMNVVPIGKPINNIQLHILDRNLQLMSIGLTGELHISGAGLARGYLNRPELTAEKFIDHPFQPGEKMYKTGDLARWLPDGNIEYLGRNDHQVKIRGHRIELGEIEKHLITHESIQEVVVIARDDDAHLYLCAYFTSKINMNTSTLKSYLSQIVPEYMVPNHFIQLDEMPINSNGKLDRKKLPAPSQQLQTSFVAPRNLTEETLKNIWGQVLEVERISIHQNFFELGGHSLKATLLVSKVYREMNVEIKVRDVFSFNTIAKLSNHISKLAKSSISPIQPLEKKQYYDVSAAQKRMYVLNELEGENSIAYNMPSVFQVKGDFNVNHFEQQLHVLIQRHEIFRTSFINVNGQIKQEIHPHVEVNLEFLDLTGTQFNERKDMIVSFIKPFDLEIASLIRVKVIKVDKQEHHLLFDMHHIISDGISGKLVLDELIGLYEGKDLPPLLNQYKDFAAWQNEQLETEEMKEQEKYWLQMFNDDIPIMNLLLDYRRPSVQSFEGRTIRFVTGNDLTEDINLLANQANTTVFTVLLAAYNVLLMKYTGQNDIVVGSPVAGRNHPDLQQMNGLFVNTVALRNLLDGKKTFLEFIQHVSERNLNAIENQDYPFEKLIDQLNIKRDTSRNPLFDTMFSFFEAEEQEMNMDGLLLAPYPVEENTAKFDLMLDVYTELSNIRFELQYCTDLYKTETAERLSNHYLVILKELVRNPNILLSEISLLSDKEQIQIKEQFNGKKRDYDFSKTVSERFEEHARVSSHKTALIYKDHRISYEQLNKKANQMARYLRKRGIGPEDIVSVMLERSPKFVESVLGIWKAQAAYVPIDVSYGTERRLNILDDSKAKVVITNSQYLEYELETNDKIKILCLDQMEEDINQEEQDNLNLEMNINDLAYILFTSGSTGKPKGVMIEHVGMLNHILAEADELSLDSSLVFAQNASPCFDISVWQFFGALALGGTTAIYANELILEVDKFSEHLVKDGVTLLEVVPTYLSVLLDHFEDEKVKLPSLSTLMVTGESVKPHLVKRWFAQFPQIKLVNAYGPAEASDDVSQFIIDELPEEENPNISIGKPIANMDIYIVDEEMNLCPIGVVGELCVAGIGVGRGYVNHAEGTNQSFMINKFSNKSNERLYKTGDMARWRSDGNIEFIGRKDYQVKIRGFRIELEEIESAILEHRAVKEAVVITKEEDDEKYLCAYIVVKPNFQLKELKIDLSDKLPDYMLPAYFMLLEQLPLLVSGKIDRKLLPSPDKTNITDQETILPVNDIEEDLVSVWKEVLGVQMIGTDHNFFELGGDSIKAIQMISKFNSKGYSLKTRDLFQYPEIHRLAKCVRKERKEIDQSAVKGEVVLSPIQQWFFERQFKDMNHWNQAVMLFKRDRFDIHILEQVFTKMIEHHDALRMVYHHDDKGENVQFNREIRGGMFDLSVVDICEQTNEEIMDAIYQIQSSLDLEQGPLVKLGLLKARDGDHLFIAIHHLIIDGVSWRILFEDLLTAYKQLSQDHPIQLPSKTDSYLNWTSSLMKYADSKEMLQELSYWKEVEEHSFCPIPKDKEGLEISAKYNQTYQFQLSKEETSELLTRVHATYNTEMNDILLCALGIAVKKWTGENQVCIHLEGHGREEIIKEMDISRTVGWFTSTYPVVLNMDKSEDLSYQIKYLKEHLRQIPNKGIGYGILKYLTSDHDKKDITFVSSPEINFNYLGQFDTDLNTELFEGSELSCGQMVSPNANREVPLDINGLVEEEMLKMEITYNANEFKETTIERFGNLFKQSLSEIIQHCITKESKEITPSDVGGEDLSIEDLEAISAFYES; encoded by the coding sequence TTGATAGATTCTGGCATTCGAAATATTTATAGACTCACTCCAATGCAGGAAGGTATGTTTTTTCACTCCTTGTTTGATCAAAACTCAAGCGCATACTTTGAACAAGCAGTATTAACTTTAAATGGAACTATTGATCCAGAGTTGCTTGAAAGAAGCTTTAACAAGCTGCTTGAAAGATATGATGTGTTGAGGACGGTATTTCTATATAAAGAAGTTGATCAACCTTTACAAGTAGTTTTGGATAAAAGAGAGACTTCGCTTTATTACAAGGATTTCTCAAATTTAATAGAGAAAGATCAAAACCAACAAATAGAACAATATAAATTAAGTGAAAAAAAGAAAGGTTTTAACCTTGAGAAAGATATTTTAATTAGAATGGCATTATTTAAAACGGATGAGGATAAGGTGAAGTTAATTTGGAATTTTCATCATATTATTATGGATGGATGGTGTCTAAGCATTCTTGCAAAAGACCTATTTCAAATTTACTTTTCACTAAAAAATTGTTCATCCAATCCACTTCCAGAAGTATATCCCTATAGCGATTATTTTACCTGGCTAGAGAAACAGGACCTGGAAGGACTTAAGTATTGGGAAAAAGTTTTAGAAGGATACGAACAACGAGCAACGATACCTGCTAGTAAAGTAATGAATAACGATGTTAGATATGAACATAAAAAATATTCTTTTAAGTTAGATGAAGAATGGACAAATGAACTAGAGAAGTTAGCGGTTGTAAATCAGACGACACTTAGTACTGTATTTCAAGCGATATGGGGGGTGCTTCTACAAAAGTATAATAATACCGATGATGTCGTGTTTGGTTCAGTTATATCAGGCAGACCCCCTGAAGTCAGGGGGATTGAAAGTATGGTGGGATTATTTATAAATACCGTACCTATTCGAATCAAAACTGATCAACATATTACTTTTAAATCTCTCTTATCTGAGTTGAATCAATCTTTACGAAAGGCGAATACATATGGTTATTTGTCTCTAGCTGATATACAATCTTCGTCTAAATTAAATAATGACTTAATTCAGCACATTGTTGTGTTTGAGAATTATCCAATGGAAGAAGTCATCATAAATGACGTTGACCATAACGATCAAATTACCGTACTGGATAGCGAAATGTCAGAACACACAAACTATGACTTGGAAATTATTGTGTTTCCAAGTGAGCAATTAGAAGTCTGTTTTACTTATAACGGGCTATTATATGATGATTTATTTTTTAAAAAAGTAGAAATACATTTAAAACAGATTATAAAACAGGTGATCAAAAACGATAGTGTTCTGATCAACAACATAGAGATTTTATCACAAGAAGAAAAAAATCAAATCTTAGTTGACTTTAATGATACAGATGTAATATTTCCAAATCAAAAAACAGTACATCAGCTCTTTGAGGAACAAGTCATGTCAAATCCTGATCAACTTGCAGTCCTCTTTAAAGAGGAAAAATGGACATATCGTGAATTCAACAAAAAGGCGAATAGCTTGGGCAAAGTATTAAGAAATAAGGGCATAAAAAATGATACTATCGTAGCCATTATGTTAGATCGCTCTTTAGAAATGATGGTAGGAATCATGGGAATTATGAAAGCAGGCGGCGCGTATATGCCGATCAGTCCTGATTTTCCAATTGAAAGAATAAAATTTATGCTTGAAGATAGCAAGGCTGTAGTCATCCTGACTCAAGAGAAATATATAACAATGTTAAGTGAGATCGTTCACACAGAAAAGCTTCAAGTCATCAATTTAGAAGATAGCGATTTGTATAAATTTGAAGATTCCAGCTTATCTAATATTAACTCATCAAATGATCTTGCTTATATGATTTATACATCTGGTTCTACAGGGAATCCAAAAGGGGTTTTAATAGAGTATCGTGCGCTTATCAATCGACTTCATTGGATGCAAAAAAAGTATCCGATAGGAGAAGGAGATGTTATTTTACAAAAAACTCCATTTGTGTTTGATGTTTCGGTATGGGAGTTATTTTGGTGGTGTATACAAGGGGCGAGTGTATGTTTCTTGGAGCCAGGAGGAGAAAAAGAACCAGGGATGATGGTTGATGTTATTGAGAAGAATCAAATATCAACTATGCACTTTGTACCTTCCATGCTTAGTGTGTTCTTGGATTATTTAGAAAATATGGAGAACGAAACTATTCGTTTAAAAAGTTTGAGGCAAGTATTTGCAAGTGGAGAAGCGTTAAAAACTACACAAGTAGATTCATTCCTTAAGTTACTCCACAATAAAAATGGTACAAATCTACACAATTTATATGGACCTACTGAAGCTTCCATTGATGTATCCTATTATGATTGTGTTTCAATTGAAAATATGAATGTTGTACCTATAGGCAAACCAATAAACAATATACAACTACACATACTTGATAGAAACCTGCAACTTATGTCAATTGGTTTAACGGGTGAGCTTCATATATCAGGTGCAGGGTTAGCGAGGGGATACCTGAATAGACCGGAACTTACCGCAGAGAAATTTATAGACCATCCATTTCAACCTGGTGAGAAAATGTATAAAACAGGAGATTTAGCTAGATGGCTTCCTGATGGTAATATCGAATATTTGGGAAGAAATGATCATCAAGTGAAAATAAGAGGTCATCGAATTGAGCTTGGGGAAATTGAAAAACATCTTATAACCCATGAAAGTATTCAAGAAGTGGTCGTGATTGCTAGAGATGATGACGCACACCTTTATTTGTGTGCTTATTTCACCTCAAAAATAAATATGAACACATCGACGTTGAAAAGTTATTTGAGTCAAATCGTTCCTGAATATATGGTACCCAATCATTTTATTCAATTAGATGAAATGCCTATTAATTCTAACGGAAAATTAGATAGAAAGAAACTGCCAGCCCCATCACAGCAACTTCAAACGTCTTTTGTTGCTCCAAGGAATCTAACCGAAGAAACTTTGAAAAACATATGGGGGCAAGTATTAGAAGTGGAACGCATTAGTATTCATCAAAACTTTTTTGAGTTAGGTGGACATTCATTAAAAGCCACTTTATTAGTATCCAAAGTCTATCGTGAAATGAATGTTGAAATTAAGGTTAGAGATGTGTTTAGTTTTAATACTATTGCTAAACTTTCAAATCATATTAGTAAGTTAGCGAAAAGTAGCATATCACCAATTCAGCCATTGGAGAAGAAACAGTACTACGATGTGAGTGCTGCACAAAAAAGGATGTATGTGCTAAATGAGTTGGAAGGTGAAAACAGTATTGCTTATAATATGCCATCTGTTTTTCAAGTTAAAGGAGATTTTAATGTAAATCACTTTGAACAGCAGCTTCATGTTTTAATACAACGACATGAAATATTTAGAACGAGTTTTATCAATGTAAATGGTCAAATTAAACAAGAAATCCATCCGCATGTTGAAGTTAACTTAGAATTTTTAGATTTAACAGGAACACAATTCAATGAACGTAAAGATATGATCGTATCATTTATTAAACCTTTCGATTTAGAAATTGCTTCTCTGATACGGGTTAAAGTAATCAAAGTGGATAAGCAGGAGCATCATTTATTGTTTGATATGCATCATATTATTTCGGATGGCATTTCGGGAAAACTCGTTCTCGATGAATTGATTGGGTTGTATGAAGGAAAGGATTTACCACCATTACTTAATCAATATAAAGATTTTGCGGCGTGGCAAAATGAACAATTAGAAACAGAAGAGATGAAAGAACAGGAGAAATATTGGCTTCAAATGTTTAATGATGATATTCCTATTATGAATTTGCTATTAGATTATAGAAGGCCTTCGGTACAGAGCTTTGAAGGAAGAACTATTCGTTTTGTGACTGGAAATGATTTAACTGAAGATATTAATCTTCTTGCAAATCAAGCGAATACTACCGTTTTCACAGTTTTGCTTGCTGCTTATAATGTACTCTTAATGAAATATACCGGACAAAATGATATTGTAGTTGGTTCTCCAGTTGCTGGGAGAAATCATCCTGATTTACAGCAAATGAACGGATTGTTTGTGAATACTGTAGCATTACGGAATTTACTAGACGGGAAGAAGACCTTCTTGGAATTTATACAACACGTTTCAGAACGTAATTTGAATGCGATTGAAAATCAAGATTATCCTTTTGAAAAATTAATTGATCAATTAAACATAAAAAGAGATACGAGCAGAAACCCTTTATTTGATACGATGTTTAGTTTTTTTGAAGCAGAAGAACAAGAAATGAACATGGATGGACTGCTCTTAGCCCCGTATCCAGTGGAAGAGAATACTGCAAAATTTGATCTTATGTTAGATGTATATACTGAACTATCTAATATAAGATTTGAACTACAGTATTGTACGGACTTGTATAAAACGGAAACTGCAGAACGATTGTCTAATCATTATTTAGTTATTTTAAAAGAATTGGTGCGAAACCCAAATATTCTCCTTTCCGAAATTAGTTTGCTTTCTGATAAAGAGCAGATACAGATTAAGGAACAATTTAATGGTAAAAAGAGAGATTATGATTTTAGTAAAACAGTCAGTGAACGGTTTGAAGAGCATGCACGTGTTTCATCTCATAAAACAGCCTTAATTTATAAAGATCATAGAATATCCTATGAACAATTAAATAAAAAAGCAAATCAAATGGCGAGATACTTGAGAAAAAGGGGGATTGGACCCGAGGATATTGTTTCCGTTATGCTGGAGCGATCACCTAAATTTGTAGAGAGCGTATTAGGGATCTGGAAAGCACAGGCAGCTTATGTGCCAATCGATGTATCATACGGCACTGAAAGAAGATTAAACATCCTTGATGATTCCAAGGCTAAAGTTGTCATCACAAACTCTCAATATTTGGAATATGAGCTTGAAACGAATGATAAAATTAAGATTTTATGTCTTGATCAGATGGAAGAGGACATCAATCAAGAAGAGCAGGATAATTTAAATCTAGAAATGAACATTAATGATCTAGCTTATATTTTATTCACATCTGGCTCAACGGGAAAACCAAAAGGTGTCATGATTGAACATGTTGGTATGTTGAATCACATATTGGCAGAAGCTGATGAATTAAGCCTAGATTCAAGTTTAGTTTTTGCTCAAAATGCTAGTCCATGTTTTGACATATCCGTTTGGCAATTTTTTGGTGCTTTAGCTCTCGGCGGAACAACAGCAATATATGCAAATGAACTTATTTTAGAGGTTGATAAGTTTTCAGAGCATCTAGTTAAAGATGGCGTGACATTGCTAGAAGTAGTTCCAACTTATCTATCCGTTTTACTAGATCATTTTGAGGATGAAAAAGTGAAATTACCTTCATTATCAACTCTTATGGTGACAGGGGAGTCGGTAAAACCTCATTTAGTCAAACGTTGGTTTGCACAATTTCCACAGATAAAGTTGGTAAATGCTTATGGTCCTGCAGAAGCTTCGGATGATGTCAGTCAATTTATCATTGATGAGTTACCAGAAGAAGAGAATCCAAATATCTCTATTGGAAAACCAATAGCAAACATGGATATTTACATCGTAGATGAGGAAATGAATTTATGTCCTATAGGAGTAGTTGGAGAACTTTGTGTAGCTGGTATTGGAGTAGGCAGAGGTTATGTAAATCATGCTGAGGGCACAAATCAATCATTTATGATCAATAAGTTTTCAAACAAATCTAACGAACGTTTATATAAAACAGGAGATATGGCTAGATGGAGATCTGACGGAAATATTGAATTTATTGGAAGGAAGGACTATCAGGTAAAAATTCGAGGGTTCCGAATAGAACTAGAGGAAATTGAGTCTGCCATTTTAGAGCATCGTGCTGTTAAAGAAGCAGTAGTTATTACAAAAGAAGAAGATGATGAGAAATATTTGTGTGCATACATCGTAGTAAAACCTAATTTTCAATTAAAAGAATTGAAAATAGATCTTAGTGATAAACTTCCTGATTACATGCTTCCTGCCTATTTTATGTTATTAGAACAATTGCCTTTACTTGTTAGCGGGAAGATTGATCGGAAATTGTTGCCATCACCAGATAAAACAAATATAACAGATCAAGAAACCATATTACCTGTGAATGATATCGAAGAAGATCTGGTCTCTGTTTGGAAAGAGGTTTTAGGTGTGCAGATGATAGGAACTGATCACAACTTCTTTGAACTTGGTGGAGATTCTATTAAAGCCATTCAAATGATCTCTAAATTTAATAGTAAGGGATATTCATTAAAAACTAGAGACTTATTTCAATATCCGGAGATCCATAGACTTGCCAAATGCGTTCGAAAAGAAAGGAAAGAAATAGATCAAAGTGCTGTAAAAGGGGAAGTTGTATTAAGTCCTATTCAACAATGGTTTTTTGAGCGGCAATTTAAAGATATGAATCATTGGAATCAAGCGGTGATGTTATTTAAGAGAGATAGATTTGACATTCATATTCTTGAGCAGGTATTTACTAAAATGATAGAACATCACGATGCATTAAGAATGGTTTACCATCATGATGATAAAGGGGAGAACGTACAATTTAACCGTGAAATAAGGGGGGGAATGTTTGACTTATCAGTTGTAGATATTTGTGAACAGACGAATGAAGAAATTATGGACGCTATTTATCAAATTCAAAGTAGTCTAGATCTAGAACAAGGTCCGCTTGTAAAACTTGGGTTATTAAAGGCTAGAGACGGTGATCACTTATTCATTGCCATCCACCACCTGATCATTGACGGAGTTTCGTGGAGAATTTTGTTTGAAGATCTTTTGACTGCATACAAGCAATTGAGTCAAGATCATCCTATTCAATTACCTAGTAAAACTGATTCCTATTTAAATTGGACAAGTTCACTAATGAAATATGCAGATAGTAAAGAGATGTTACAAGAGTTATCTTATTGGAAAGAAGTCGAGGAACATTCGTTTTGCCCTATTCCAAAAGATAAAGAAGGTCTTGAAATTAGTGCAAAGTATAATCAAACTTACCAATTCCAACTATCTAAGGAAGAAACAAGTGAGCTTTTAACTCGAGTTCACGCAACATACAACACAGAAATGAATGATATTTTGTTATGTGCACTAGGGATAGCAGTCAAAAAATGGACAGGGGAAAATCAAGTCTGTATTCATTTGGAAGGACACGGAAGAGAAGAGATCATAAAAGAAATGGACATCAGCAGAACGGTTGGATGGTTTACTTCTACTTATCCTGTAGTTCTAAATATGGATAAGTCAGAAGATTTATCCTACCAAATTAAATATTTAAAAGAACATTTAAGACAAATTCCAAATAAGGGTATTGGATATGGAATTTTAAAATATTTAACATCTGATCATGATAAAAAAGACATCACTTTTGTTTCTTCCCCAGAAATCAATTTTAACTACTTGGGTCAGTTTGATACCGATTTAAATACAGAATTATTTGAAGGTTCTGAATTATCCTGTGGTCAAATGGTAAGTCCGAATGCTAATAGGGAAGTCCCTCTTGACATCAATGGTTTAGTAGAAGAGGAAATGCTTAAGATGGAGATTACCTATAATGCAAATGAATTTAAGGAAACAACCATTGAGCGTTTTGGAAATTTATTCAAACAAAGTTTATCTGAAATTATACAACATTGCATAACAAAGGAATCTAAAGAAATTACCCCTTCAGACGTAGGGGGAGAGGATCTTTCTATTGAAGATCTTGAGGCAATTTCAGCATTTTATGAAAGCTAA